Proteins from a genomic interval of Desulfurobacterium sp. TC5-1:
- the lysA gene encoding diaminopimelate decarboxylase produces MEEIFPFIGYRGRRLFVEDVDVQAVAKKIGTPAYVYSKAAFSYWFNEFDSAFGDVGHLTAFAVKSCSNIAILKLLAEMGAGADTVSAGEIFRAVNAGIPSEKIVFAGVGKRRDEMEYALSCGILMFNVESRQELETLNRVAEKIGKKAKIAVRVNPDVDPKTHPYISTGLRTSKFGIDYDEAFDVYMKAKEMRWIEPVGIHFHIGSQILDVSPFKEASSKVADLVKALRDKGLDIEYFDAGGGLGINYHPEEKPPAASSLAEMIVPFVKELDCKLILEPGRRISGNSGLLLTEILYVKRKEGKTFYIVDAAMNDCMRPSLYDAYHHIVPVEKKETVEIVDVVGPVCETGDIFAKDRRVGRCEQGDILAILSAGAYGFSMASNYNSRVRPPEVLVSNRDFKVIRERETFGSLIEGEKILWL; encoded by the coding sequence ATGGAAGAGATTTTCCCGTTTATAGGATATAGAGGCAGAAGACTTTTTGTTGAGGATGTTGATGTTCAGGCGGTAGCTAAAAAGATAGGGACACCTGCTTATGTTTACAGTAAAGCTGCTTTTTCCTATTGGTTTAATGAGTTTGATTCTGCATTTGGTGATGTTGGACATCTTACTGCTTTTGCCGTTAAGTCTTGTTCAAACATTGCTATTCTTAAACTTCTTGCAGAGATGGGAGCAGGTGCTGATACCGTTTCAGCTGGTGAGATATTCCGTGCTGTTAATGCTGGAATACCATCGGAAAAAATTGTTTTCGCAGGTGTTGGGAAGAGAAGAGATGAAATGGAATACGCTCTCTCTTGCGGAATACTTATGTTTAACGTTGAATCTCGTCAGGAATTAGAAACACTTAATAGGGTGGCAGAAAAAATTGGAAAGAAGGCAAAGATAGCTGTTAGGGTGAATCCTGATGTTGACCCGAAGACTCATCCTTATATCTCAACCGGATTGAGAACAAGTAAGTTTGGTATTGACTACGATGAAGCTTTTGATGTTTACATGAAAGCTAAAGAGATGAGATGGATAGAGCCTGTTGGCATTCACTTCCACATAGGTTCTCAGATACTTGATGTTTCTCCATTTAAAGAAGCTTCGTCAAAGGTGGCAGATTTAGTTAAGGCTTTAAGGGATAAAGGTCTTGATATTGAATATTTTGATGCAGGTGGAGGTCTTGGGATAAACTATCATCCGGAAGAAAAACCGCCTGCTGCTTCCTCTCTTGCCGAGATGATTGTTCCTTTTGTAAAAGAGCTTGATTGTAAGTTGATTTTAGAACCGGGAAGGAGGATTTCCGGTAATTCAGGTCTTCTTCTTACAGAGATTCTGTACGTTAAGAGGAAAGAAGGAAAAACATTTTACATCGTTGATGCTGCAATGAACGACTGTATGAGACCTTCTCTTTACGATGCCTATCACCACATTGTTCCTGTAGAGAAGAAGGAAACTGTGGAAATTGTGGATGTTGTGGGTCCTGTCTGTGAAACCGGTGATATTTTTGCAAAGGACAGGAGAGTGGGAAGGTGTGAGCAGGGGGATATCCTTGCGATTTTAAGTGCTGGAGCGTATGGGTTTTCAATGGCTTCAAACTACAATTCCAGAGTTAGACCGCCTGAAGTTCTTGTCTCTAACAGAGATTTTAAGGTTATAAGGGAAAGAGAAACGTTTGGTAGCCTGATAGAAGGTGAAAAAATTCTGTGGCTTTGA
- a CDS encoding ComEC/Rec2 family competence protein has protein sequence MKVSRHTLFVLFLFLLSVAIKLKALFLVPFMGVVFIVYTSKYGIKEILITAVFVSLFVYFLSLFSFPFVPKVKWIFESGEGKVALLTDGRYLPVFDSVSVGDVVSEKDGSVVEKGGLSSFFERARFALSQRAETSLDYPVSSLVEAVTLGVRYNLPESIKAYMALTGIYPLLAISGLHVAVVFGFIAVWLKLFRMFSLKRAIFILTLLMPFTGFPVSAVRAYLFILFAVFLKIHGRRVDYVYITVLTAFLMTLFFSISAGFILSFLGALGIFAAMQSDGFKKKIFLVLFPFLFTLPYVVFRFKTVNLLSPISMFVITPLFTLFLLLCFLSEVTLFKIKFLTALTEKAGEILIVFVKWLFKVLHPGVIHVSVPFTIIFIVSFIVFVILIFELDVKYVFFVFSAFLVFLLFNQFYLYGVTEKISGKDLNSSYFLSGEGQKFRNSTLVADYIFPYTETILGLNGVTFKQSVK, from the coding sequence TTGAAAGTAAGTAGGCATACGCTTTTCGTTCTTTTCCTTTTTCTTCTGTCAGTAGCTATAAAATTGAAAGCGTTGTTTTTAGTTCCTTTCATGGGTGTTGTTTTTATTGTTTACACTTCAAAGTACGGTATTAAAGAGATCCTGATTACAGCCGTTTTCGTTTCACTGTTTGTTTATTTTCTCTCGCTCTTCTCATTCCCTTTCGTTCCGAAAGTTAAGTGGATTTTTGAAAGCGGAGAAGGAAAAGTTGCACTTTTAACGGATGGCAGGTATTTACCTGTTTTTGATTCTGTTTCTGTCGGTGATGTAGTTTCTGAAAAGGACGGAAGTGTTGTTGAAAAAGGAGGGCTTTCTTCTTTCTTTGAGAGGGCTCGATTTGCCCTGTCTCAGCGTGCTGAAACTTCCTTGGATTATCCCGTCTCTTCCCTTGTGGAGGCAGTTACTCTTGGCGTTAGATACAACCTTCCTGAGAGCATTAAAGCTTACATGGCACTGACGGGAATTTATCCGCTGCTTGCCATATCCGGTCTTCATGTTGCTGTCGTTTTTGGATTCATAGCGGTCTGGCTAAAGCTCTTCAGGATGTTTTCTCTTAAAAGAGCGATTTTTATTCTTACTCTTTTAATGCCTTTTACAGGATTTCCCGTTTCTGCTGTTAGGGCTTACCTTTTTATCCTTTTTGCCGTTTTTCTGAAAATCCACGGCAGGAGGGTTGACTACGTCTATATAACTGTCTTGACTGCCTTTTTGATGACTCTCTTTTTTTCCATTTCTGCAGGTTTTATACTTTCTTTCCTTGGTGCTTTGGGAATTTTTGCCGCCATGCAGTCAGATGGTTTTAAGAAGAAGATTTTTCTGGTGCTCTTTCCTTTTTTATTTACACTTCCTTATGTTGTTTTTAGATTTAAAACGGTAAATCTTCTTTCGCCAATTTCTATGTTTGTTATAACACCTCTTTTCACGCTTTTTCTTCTGCTTTGTTTTCTTTCGGAAGTTACGCTATTTAAGATTAAGTTTTTAACCGCTTTGACGGAAAAGGCTGGAGAGATTTTGATAGTCTTTGTGAAATGGCTTTTTAAAGTTTTACATCCCGGCGTTATTCATGTTTCTGTACCCTTTACAATCATATTTATTGTTTCTTTTATCGTGTTTGTGATTTTGATTTTCGAACTTGATGTAAAGTATGTTTTCTTTGTTTTCTCAGCTTTTCTTGTTTTTCTCCTGTTTAATCAATTTTACCTTTACGGTGTTACTGAAAAGATTTCTGGAAAAGACTTAAACAGTTCTTACTTTCTATCTGGAGAGGGACAGAAGTTCAGGAATTCAACACTTGTAGCAGATTACATTTTTCCATATACAGAAACTATTCTTGGCTTAAATGGGGTAACTTTTAAACAAAGTGTAAAATAG
- a CDS encoding tRNA1(Val) (adenine(37)-N6)-methyltransferase — MIDISGLDRTTFLKESLVIYQKRRGFRFGTDTFLLADFVRCQPGERFIDLGTGSGVIPLLLLEKYEDITGAAVDVVKECVELTKLNAEVNGFTDRLDVFCLNVKDVRSCFPAERFDVVVTNPPFKEVKRGLINPDNYKAIARHEIEGTLKDFIEAAAYLLKWKGRFYLVCPVERFVDTIFFCRSKNLEPKRIRFIQPSREEKANLFLLEARKGGGKGMEVLPPLVIYEDKRNRVYTPEMKKKYEAFFESK; from the coding sequence GTGATTGACATTTCCGGGTTAGACAGGACAACTTTTTTAAAAGAATCGCTTGTTATATATCAGAAGAGGAGAGGGTTTCGTTTTGGGACGGACACCTTTTTGCTTGCCGATTTTGTCCGTTGTCAGCCCGGTGAACGTTTTATAGACCTTGGAACCGGCAGCGGCGTTATTCCTCTGCTTTTGCTTGAAAAGTACGAAGATATTACAGGTGCAGCAGTTGACGTTGTTAAAGAGTGCGTGGAACTTACAAAACTGAACGCAGAAGTTAATGGTTTTACAGATAGACTTGATGTCTTCTGTCTTAATGTAAAGGATGTTAGGAGCTGTTTCCCCGCGGAAAGGTTTGATGTTGTTGTTACAAATCCTCCTTTTAAAGAAGTGAAGAGGGGATTGATAAATCCGGATAACTATAAAGCAATAGCAAGACATGAGATTGAAGGTACGTTAAAAGACTTTATAGAGGCAGCGGCTTACCTTTTAAAGTGGAAGGGGCGATTTTATCTGGTCTGTCCTGTTGAAAGATTTGTGGATACAATCTTTTTCTGCCGCAGTAAAAATCTTGAGCCTAAGAGAATAAGATTTATACAACCTTCACGGGAAGAAAAGGCCAATCTGTTTCTTTTGGAGGCAAGAAAGGGTGGTGGAAAGGGCATGGAAGTTCTCCCACCCCTTGTCATATATGAGGATAAGAGAAATAGAGTCTATACGCCTGAAATGAAAAAGAAATACGAGGCGTTCTTTGAAAGTAAGTAG
- a CDS encoding PH domain-containing protein — protein MRRFRSLPLYIAAYAVLTLLYVVFLVSVAVKYGVNINFFVLAVLVVPVLLRLVALLKREVVISEEGIEIRDLFKSGFVKWSDIESVGFSSRRRTFLFIVTGNKDGYLIDDSVENFKNLLEEVGKRVDKGKLPENWEDIVSSYKPSYGGIVLVTLAILVIGYVVLKSLSG, from the coding sequence ATGAGAAGGTTTAGGAGTTTACCCCTCTATATTGCTGCTTATGCTGTTTTGACATTATTATATGTGGTTTTCCTCGTATCTGTTGCTGTGAAATATGGTGTGAACATCAACTTTTTCGTTCTTGCGGTTCTGGTTGTTCCCGTTCTTTTAAGGTTGGTGGCACTTTTGAAGCGCGAAGTTGTTATTTCTGAGGAAGGGATAGAGATAAGGGATCTTTTTAAGAGCGGTTTCGTTAAGTGGAGCGACATTGAATCCGTTGGGTTCTCTTCCCGCCGTCGGACATTCCTGTTTATTGTTACCGGAAATAAGGATGGTTATTTGATTGATGATTCTGTAGAAAACTTTAAAAATCTTCTTGAAGAGGTAGGGAAGCGTGTTGATAAAGGTAAACTTCCTGAAAACTGGGAAGATATCGTTAGCAGTTATAAGCCATCTTACGGCGGCATAGTTCTTGTTACCCTTGCCATTCTTGTTATAGGTTATGTTGTTCTTAAATCTCTTTCGGGTTAG
- a CDS encoding pyridoxal phosphate-dependent aminotransferase has protein sequence MVKLSRRVVNMSPSPTMAITAKAKEMRRKGIDVIGFGAGEPDFETPSHIKEAAIKAMNEGFTRYTPAAGIPELREAVAEKLKLDNGIDYSPSQVVITDGAKFALFSLMLSVIEEGDEVIIPAPYWVTYPEQVKFAGGKPVFVETSEKNGFVFTVELLEKAVTDRTKLLILCSPSNPTGAVIPVEELEKIGKFCAERGILIASDECYEKLLYDGEKHVSIASLSPEIKNVTVTINALSKAYSMTGWRVGYAAGPEEIISSMIKINSQSISNVNAIAQKAGVAALKGPQDFLNDWLKAFDERRRYMVERLNSVPGVRCTMPKGAFYAFPNVKEVIEKGGFKDDFEFADFLLENAKIAAVPGSAFGYPGYMRFSYATSMENIKKGLERFEVTVKAIMEK, from the coding sequence ATGGTAAAACTTTCACGACGTGTTGTTAATATGAGTCCTTCACCTACAATGGCAATTACTGCCAAGGCAAAGGAGATGAGAAGAAAAGGTATTGATGTTATTGGTTTTGGTGCAGGAGAACCGGATTTTGAAACGCCGTCACATATAAAAGAGGCAGCAATAAAAGCCATGAATGAAGGTTTTACAAGATATACGCCTGCTGCTGGTATTCCTGAGTTGAGGGAGGCCGTTGCTGAAAAATTGAAATTGGATAACGGTATAGATTATTCCCCTTCACAAGTTGTTATAACCGACGGTGCAAAGTTTGCCCTTTTTTCACTTATGCTTTCTGTTATAGAGGAGGGAGACGAAGTTATTATTCCTGCACCTTACTGGGTAACCTATCCCGAACAGGTTAAGTTTGCTGGCGGAAAACCCGTTTTCGTTGAAACATCTGAAAAGAACGGTTTTGTCTTTACAGTTGAGCTTTTGGAAAAAGCTGTTACAGATAGAACGAAGCTTTTAATTCTCTGTTCTCCAAGTAATCCTACAGGTGCTGTTATTCCTGTTGAAGAGTTAGAGAAAATAGGAAAATTTTGTGCCGAAAGGGGAATACTAATCGCTTCTGACGAGTGTTATGAGAAACTTCTCTACGATGGAGAAAAGCACGTAAGCATTGCTTCTCTTTCACCTGAAATTAAAAACGTTACTGTTACGATAAACGCCCTTTCAAAGGCCTATTCAATGACAGGCTGGAGAGTAGGTTACGCTGCCGGTCCTGAGGAAATAATTTCTTCTATGATAAAGATAAATTCTCAGTCTATTTCAAATGTTAACGCAATAGCGCAGAAAGCTGGAGTTGCCGCTCTTAAGGGGCCTCAGGATTTCCTAAACGATTGGCTTAAAGCTTTTGATGAAAGAAGACGTTACATGGTTGAAAGGTTAAATTCAGTTCCCGGTGTTAGGTGCACAATGCCAAAAGGGGCTTTTTATGCCTTTCCAAATGTTAAGGAGGTAATTGAAAAAGGTGGCTTCAAGGATGATTTTGAATTTGCAGATTTCCTTCTTGAAAATGCAAAAATTGCAGCGGTTCCGGGTTCAGCATTTGGTTATCCCGGGTATATGAGGTTTTCTTACGCAACATCGATGGAGAACATTAAGAAAGGCCTTGAGAGATTCGAAGTTACCGTTAAGGCTATAATGGAGAAGTAA
- a CDS encoding fumarate hydratase: MREIHVDRIREAVKNLCMDVNYYLPKDVLASFDRGIKEEKSSVGRNVFEILKENAAIASEKKIPYCQDTGFAVLFIEIGQDVRIVGGDINEAIKEGVAEGYTEGYLRKSIVTDPLFDRKNTGDNTPPIIHYSIVPGDKLKIKMAAKGGGSENMSRLAMLKPADGVEGVKRFVLETVSEAGPNPCPPIIVGVGIGGTFEKVAYLAKKSLMRPIGDRNPDPRYAALEEELLEKINKLGIGPAGFGGTVTALDVKIEWYPCHIASLPVAVNIQCHASRHKEIEL, encoded by the coding sequence ATGAGAGAAATTCATGTTGATAGGATAAGGGAAGCGGTTAAGAATCTCTGTATGGATGTTAATTACTATCTTCCGAAGGATGTTCTTGCATCCTTTGACAGAGGGATAAAAGAAGAGAAATCATCTGTTGGAAGAAACGTTTTTGAAATTCTGAAGGAAAACGCTGCCATAGCTTCGGAGAAGAAAATTCCCTACTGTCAGGATACTGGATTTGCCGTTCTCTTTATTGAAATAGGACAGGATGTCAGGATTGTTGGTGGTGATATAAACGAGGCAATAAAAGAAGGTGTTGCCGAAGGTTATACAGAAGGTTACCTGAGGAAGTCCATCGTTACAGATCCGCTTTTTGACAGGAAAAACACGGGAGACAATACGCCACCAATTATTCACTACTCAATTGTTCCAGGTGATAAGTTGAAGATTAAGATGGCTGCTAAGGGTGGTGGAAGTGAAAATATGAGCCGTCTTGCGATGCTTAAACCGGCTGATGGTGTAGAAGGTGTTAAGAGGTTTGTCCTTGAAACAGTAAGTGAAGCTGGGCCCAATCCGTGCCCACCAATAATTGTTGGTGTCGGTATTGGTGGAACGTTTGAAAAAGTGGCCTATCTTGCAAAAAAATCTCTTATGAGACCGATAGGTGACAGAAATCCCGATCCAAGATATGCGGCGCTGGAAGAGGAACTCCTTGAAAAGATAAATAAGTTAGGAATAGGACCAGCCGGATTTGGTGGGACGGTTACAGCGCTTGATGTTAAAATAGAATGGTATCCATGTCACATAGCTTCTCTACCTGTTGCCGTTAATATTCAGTGTCACGCTTCAAGACATAAAGAGATAGAACTTTGA
- the mdh gene encoding malate dehydrogenase: MERKKITIVGAGNIGATLALLLARREVADVYLIDIDEGIAKGKALDIMEASPILGFNSRVIGTGNYEDTANSDLVVITAGFPRKPGMSRDDLLFKNFEVVKSVTEQIKKYSPEAFIIVVTNPLDAMTYTALKVSGFPSHRVMGMAGALDAARFAYFLSEKTGISVENIRAFVIGSHGDDMVPLRRYTTVSGIPVKYFLSDEELDKLVDRTRFAGGEIVSLLKRGSAFYAPAASILDMAVSILWNKRKIISCSVYLEGDAGEYYGAEGLCVGVPVVLGKNGVEKVIKLELSDEEWAQWRKSVESVKNLVDKLPL; this comes from the coding sequence TTGGAAAGAAAAAAAATAACAATAGTTGGAGCCGGAAACATAGGTGCTACTCTTGCACTTCTTCTTGCCAGGAGAGAAGTTGCCGATGTGTATCTTATTGACATCGATGAAGGAATTGCAAAAGGAAAAGCTCTTGATATTATGGAGGCTTCTCCGATTTTAGGCTTTAACTCAAGAGTTATAGGAACTGGAAATTACGAAGATACTGCAAATTCTGACCTTGTCGTAATAACGGCCGGTTTTCCAAGAAAGCCAGGTATGAGCAGGGATGACCTTCTTTTTAAAAACTTTGAGGTTGTTAAGAGTGTAACGGAACAGATTAAAAAGTACTCTCCAGAAGCGTTCATTATCGTTGTTACGAATCCTCTTGATGCTATGACATATACGGCACTCAAAGTATCAGGATTTCCGTCTCACAGAGTTATGGGAATGGCTGGAGCTCTTGACGCTGCCCGTTTTGCTTATTTCCTTTCGGAAAAGACAGGAATATCCGTTGAAAACATAAGGGCTTTTGTTATAGGAAGCCATGGTGACGACATGGTTCCTCTTAGAAGATATACAACGGTTAGCGGTATTCCTGTTAAGTATTTCCTTTCCGATGAAGAGCTTGACAAACTTGTTGACAGAACAAGGTTTGCCGGTGGTGAAATAGTTTCGCTGCTTAAAAGGGGAAGTGCTTTTTACGCACCAGCTGCTTCCATCCTTGATATGGCAGTATCAATTCTCTGGAATAAGAGGAAGATTATTTCCTGCAGTGTCTATCTTGAAGGTGATGCAGGAGAGTATTACGGTGCTGAAGGTCTTTGTGTTGGCGTGCCTGTTGTTCTTGGTAAGAATGGTGTGGAGAAGGTTATAAAGCTGGAACTTTCTGACGAAGAATGGGCTCAATGGAGGAAATCTGTTGAGTCTGTTAAGAACCTTGTTGATAAACTTCCTCTTTAG
- the lspA gene encoding signal peptidase II encodes MIPFLVVSAVFIIDRITKIFAMRFLKGKVVTVIPDFFSLVFAENKGAAFSIFSSSTGAGRFLMLIAFPAVIVVALIYLLLTKKEYPLYLKISLSLILGGALGNLYDRIIYGTVVDFLDFHVGKYHWPAFNVADIAVFIGTVMLILNVSGKEEA; translated from the coding sequence TTGATCCCTTTTTTGGTTGTTAGTGCAGTTTTTATTATTGATAGGATAACCAAAATATTCGCTATGAGATTTTTGAAAGGGAAGGTTGTTACTGTTATTCCTGATTTTTTTAGCCTTGTATTTGCGGAGAACAAAGGCGCCGCTTTTAGTATTTTTTCATCGTCAACGGGTGCTGGCAGATTTTTGATGCTTATCGCTTTTCCGGCTGTTATTGTAGTGGCTCTAATTTATCTTCTTTTGACAAAAAAAGAGTATCCTCTGTATTTAAAAATTTCTTTGTCTCTTATTCTTGGCGGTGCACTTGGTAATCTCTATGATAGAATTATCTACGGAACGGTCGTGGATTTTCTTGACTTTCACGTGGGGAAGTATCACTGGCCTGCTTTCAATGTTGCCGATATTGCTGTCTTTATAGGAACGGTTATGTTGATTCTTAATGTGTCTGGGAAAGAAGAGGCTTAG
- a CDS encoding CPBP family glutamic-type intramembrane protease, whose product MKPYFAFFVGEGLSVTLYPLLEPLVNVICLVAVPVLIYKKRFEELGFKNFKKGFVYGLSFLIFLPFASWIYLPVAVIDAFSQEFFFKGFFYSVFENEYIFWRVSRLNLISSFLYFLVFLSISRNLCSVSYFFISIVCGILYEESGSIIAPFLFHLGFFLSRFSGIWR is encoded by the coding sequence ATGAAGCCTTACTTCGCCTTTTTTGTAGGGGAAGGATTGTCCGTTACGCTTTATCCGCTTTTAGAGCCTCTTGTTAACGTTATCTGTCTTGTTGCTGTTCCTGTTCTGATTTACAAAAAGCGGTTTGAAGAACTGGGATTTAAAAACTTTAAAAAGGGATTTGTTTATGGTCTCTCGTTCCTTATTTTTCTCCCATTTGCGAGCTGGATTTATCTTCCCGTAGCGGTTATTGATGCTTTTTCTCAGGAATTTTTCTTTAAAGGATTTTTCTACTCTGTCTTTGAAAATGAATATATCTTCTGGAGAGTGTCAAGGTTGAACCTTATTTCCAGTTTTCTTTATTTTCTTGTTTTTTTGTCAATTTCAAGGAACCTGTGTTCCGTTTCTTATTTTTTCATTTCTATTGTTTGTGGTATTCTTTACGAGGAAAGCGGTTCAATCATTGCACCCTTTCTTTTTCATCTTGGATTTTTTCTCAGTAGATTTTCAGGTATATGGAGGTGA
- the purS gene encoding phosphoribosylformylglycinamidine synthase subunit PurS: protein MANYSVKVFISYREGILDPQGVAVEKAAHSLGFEKVKNVRVGKYITLEIEANSKEEVEQEIREMAKRFLVNPVIEEYTFEISEK from the coding sequence ATGGCAAATTACAGTGTTAAGGTTTTCATATCTTATAGAGAGGGCATCCTTGACCCTCAAGGTGTTGCAGTGGAGAAGGCAGCTCACAGCCTCGGTTTCGAAAAGGTAAAAAACGTCCGCGTTGGAAAATACATCACACTGGAAATAGAAGCTAACTCAAAAGAGGAAGTGGAGCAGGAAATAAGAGAAATGGCAAAGAGATTTTTAGTAAACCCTGTAATTGAAGAGTACACTTTTGAAATCTCAGAAAAATAA
- the purQ gene encoding phosphoribosylformylglycinamidine synthase subunit PurQ produces the protein MKFGIPVYPGSNCDKDIGWVVEKVLGKEVKYLWHEERNLSDIDCIIVPGGFSYGDYLRAGAMAKLSPISEAICEFAEKGGLVMGICNGFQILLEMGLLPGAMMPNKSLSFICKFVYLKVENNETPFTSLYKKGEVVRIPIAHAEGNYTCTPEILKEIEKNGQVVVRYCSPEGVVSEEFNPNGSLNNIAGICNKKGNVFGLMPHPERASEEVLGSTDGFRMFKSIVETLLKA, from the coding sequence ATGAAATTTGGCATACCAGTTTACCCGGGAAGCAACTGCGACAAAGATATAGGATGGGTTGTAGAGAAAGTTTTAGGCAAAGAGGTAAAGTACCTCTGGCATGAAGAAAGGAATCTTTCCGACATCGATTGCATAATAGTCCCGGGTGGATTCTCCTATGGCGACTACTTAAGAGCCGGTGCAATGGCAAAACTTTCTCCAATATCAGAAGCAATATGTGAGTTTGCCGAAAAAGGTGGCCTTGTAATGGGCATCTGTAACGGCTTTCAGATACTTCTTGAGATGGGACTCCTTCCGGGAGCAATGATGCCCAACAAAAGCCTCTCCTTTATCTGTAAATTTGTTTACCTGAAAGTAGAAAACAACGAAACACCCTTCACTTCGTTGTACAAAAAGGGTGAAGTCGTAAGAATACCAATCGCCCACGCAGAGGGAAACTACACCTGCACGCCGGAAATTCTGAAGGAAATCGAAAAGAACGGACAGGTGGTGGTAAGATACTGTTCGCCGGAAGGAGTGGTAAGCGAAGAGTTCAACCCAAACGGTTCCCTAAACAACATAGCGGGAATATGCAACAAGAAAGGCAACGTGTTCGGCCTTATGCCTCACCCCGAAAGGGCATCCGAAGAAGTCCTTGGAAGCACAGATGGATTTAGAATGTTCAAATCCATAGTTGAAACTCTTTTAAAAGCGTGA